From Pandoraea vervacti, the proteins below share one genomic window:
- a CDS encoding formate dehydrogenase subunit gamma, with amino-acid sequence MREAFSIATVQAILDSHATQEGPLLPILHDVQDAFGYVPPDAVSVIANALNLSRAEVHGVITFYHHFRTSPPPRHVVQICRAEACQSMGADALVAHAERVLSCTMHGHSGDVALEPVYCLGQCATSPAITIDDKLHARVTPEKFDRLVARAKDAV; translated from the coding sequence ATGCGCGAGGCTTTTTCCATCGCGACGGTGCAAGCGATTCTGGACAGTCATGCCACACAGGAAGGCCCCCTTCTGCCAATCCTTCATGACGTTCAGGACGCTTTCGGCTACGTTCCCCCGGATGCCGTATCCGTCATTGCCAATGCCCTCAATCTGTCTCGCGCCGAAGTCCATGGCGTGATCACGTTCTACCACCACTTCCGCACCAGCCCGCCGCCGCGGCACGTCGTCCAGATCTGTCGCGCCGAAGCGTGCCAGAGCATGGGCGCCGATGCGCTCGTCGCGCACGCCGAACGTGTGTTGAGTTGCACGATGCACGGCCACAGCGGCGATGTCGCACTCGAACCGGTGTATTGCCTCGGTCAGTGCGCCACCTCGCCCGCCATCACGATCGACGACAAGCTGCACGCGCGCGTCACCCCCGAGAAATTCGACCGTCTGGTCGCCCGCGCCAAGGATGCCGTATGA
- a CDS encoding formate dehydrogenase subunit delta produces the protein MDTDNLVKMANQIGDFFETMPDRSEALENIAGHLRRFWAPRMRMTILEHLETTDGHGMREIVVAAITAHRAELWPRA, from the coding sequence ATGGACACCGACAATCTGGTCAAGATGGCCAATCAGATCGGGGATTTCTTCGAGACGATGCCCGACCGCAGCGAAGCGCTCGAGAACATCGCAGGTCACCTGCGTCGCTTCTGGGCGCCGCGCATGCGCATGACGATTCTCGAGCATCTCGAGACCACCGATGGGCACGGCATGCGTGAAATCGTCGTGGCGGCTATCACCGCCCATCGCGCGGAACTGTGGCCTCGCGCCTGA
- a CDS encoding 2-dehydropantoate 2-reductase: MKICIYGAGAIGGYLGVQLARAGADVSLVARGPHLAAMRENGLKLLIDGEERVAHLRCTDDARELGHQDYVVIALKAHSVPSVLDAMQPLIGPNTAVVTAVNGIPYWYFYKHGGALEGTTLESIDPGGRQWRELGPERAIGCVVYPATEVVAPGVIQHVYGNKFPLGEASGERTERVEKLSQMMIAGGLDAPIRENIRDEIWLKLWGNLCFNPISALTHATLDIIASDPGTRAVARAMMLEAKAIGDKFGVHFRVDVERRINGAGAVGAHKTSMLQDLERDRAMEIDPLVSVVQEMGRLANVPTPTLDVVLALIKQREFMTRPDAVAAAQERLAKAA; this comes from the coding sequence ATGAAGATTTGCATCTATGGCGCTGGCGCCATCGGCGGTTATCTCGGCGTGCAACTCGCGCGCGCCGGAGCCGATGTCAGCCTGGTGGCACGTGGACCGCACCTGGCGGCCATGCGCGAGAACGGACTCAAGTTGCTCATCGATGGCGAAGAACGTGTCGCCCATCTGCGCTGCACCGACGATGCGCGCGAACTCGGGCATCAGGACTACGTGGTCATTGCCCTCAAGGCACACTCGGTACCGTCGGTACTCGATGCGATGCAGCCGCTGATCGGCCCGAATACGGCCGTGGTCACGGCGGTCAACGGTATTCCCTATTGGTACTTCTATAAACACGGCGGCGCGCTCGAAGGCACGACGCTCGAGAGCATCGATCCGGGCGGTCGCCAGTGGCGCGAACTCGGCCCCGAGCGCGCCATCGGCTGCGTGGTCTATCCGGCCACGGAAGTCGTCGCGCCGGGTGTGATCCAGCACGTCTACGGCAACAAATTCCCGCTCGGCGAAGCGAGCGGCGAGCGTACCGAACGGGTGGAAAAGCTCTCGCAAATGATGATCGCCGGCGGGCTCGACGCACCGATTCGCGAGAACATTCGCGACGAGATCTGGCTCAAGCTCTGGGGCAACCTCTGCTTCAACCCGATCTCGGCGCTCACGCATGCCACGCTCGACATCATTGCGAGCGACCCGGGGACCCGGGCGGTGGCGCGCGCCATGATGCTCGAAGCCAAAGCGATCGGCGACAAGTTCGGTGTGCATTTCCGCGTGGACGTGGAGCGTCGCATCAACGGTGCGGGCGCGGTCGGCGCGCACAAGACCTCGATGCTTCAGGATCTGGAGCGCGATCGCGCGATGGAAATCGACCCGCTGGTCTCTGTCGTGCAGGAGATGGGACGTCTGGCCAATGTGCCGACGCCGACGCTCGACGTTGTGCTTGCGCTCATCAAACAGCGCGAATTCATGACCCGCCCCGACGCCGTTGCCGCCGCACAGGAACGCCTGGCGAAGGCCGCCTGA
- a CDS encoding GntR family transcriptional regulator, with translation MSLITPTPVRVTPLALEPIDTTTSFRNQAYALLKKAIADADIYNQKEEIRLDERQLIQVLGVSRTPIREAMTLLEQEGFLRTVPRRGIFIIRKTKREIVEMIQMWAALEGMSARLATQNASDEEIAKLRHLFDEFVNAPPTDHIEEYSDANIDFHQALINLGGSQAIANTIKNLFIHVRAIRKVTIAQNDRAARSIVDHLKIITALEKRDTELAEKLARDHTLGLAAFVEEHCDFLE, from the coding sequence ATGTCCCTGATCACCCCAACTCCGGTGCGCGTGACCCCACTCGCACTGGAGCCGATCGACACCACTACGAGTTTTCGTAATCAGGCGTATGCGCTGCTGAAAAAAGCCATCGCCGATGCCGATATCTATAACCAGAAGGAAGAGATTCGCCTGGACGAGCGTCAGCTCATCCAGGTGCTTGGCGTTTCGCGCACGCCGATTCGCGAAGCCATGACCTTGCTGGAACAGGAAGGCTTTTTGCGTACGGTGCCGCGCCGCGGCATCTTCATCATCCGCAAGACCAAGCGTGAAATCGTCGAAATGATTCAGATGTGGGCAGCCCTGGAGGGCATGTCCGCGCGCCTGGCGACGCAAAACGCGAGCGACGAAGAGATCGCCAAGCTGCGTCACTTGTTCGACGAGTTCGTCAATGCCCCGCCGACGGATCATATTGAAGAGTATTCCGACGCGAACATCGACTTCCATCAGGCATTGATCAATCTCGGCGGCTCGCAGGCGATTGCCAATACGATCAAGAACCTGTTCATTCACGTTCGCGCCATTCGCAAGGTGACGATCGCTCAGAACGACCGGGCAGCACGCTCCATCGTCGATCATCTGAAGATCATTACCGCATTGGAGAAGCGCGACACGGAGCTCGCCGAAAAACTTGCGCGCGACCACACGCTGGGTCTGGCCGCGTTCGTCGAAGAACACTGCGACTTCCTCGAATAA
- the oxlT gene encoding oxalate/formate MFS antiporter, with protein sequence MEEVQVETTKQHGKQSPFASPWVQLVFGVICMAMIANLQYGWTLFVNPIDEKYGWGRTAIQVAFTIFVVTETWLVPIEGYLVDKFGPRPVVVGGGLLCGIAWVLNAYASSLPMLYFAAAVGGVGAGAVYGTCVGNALKWFPDRRGLAAGLTAAGFGAGSALTVVPIANMIKSSGYENTFLTFGLGQGIIVLLLGLALANPPASIEALKKLAPGAMRYNAKPTEVMRSPVFWLMYLMFVLMAAGGLMATAQLGPIAKDYGLDQAPVSILGLTLPALTFALAIDRVLNGVTRPVFGWISDKIGRENTMFIAFAMEAAGIYALAKFGQHPVAFVILTGLVFFAWGEIYSLFPATCADTYGSKYAATNAGMLYTAKGTAALLVPFSSIITVSTGSWQAVFMIACAMNAFAAFLALFVLKPMRARLAQRYASDYKAESSEPVVKAADLSRSTT encoded by the coding sequence ATGGAGGAGGTACAAGTGGAGACGACAAAGCAACACGGTAAGCAGTCACCGTTCGCGAGCCCGTGGGTCCAGCTCGTATTCGGCGTGATCTGCATGGCGATGATCGCCAACTTGCAATATGGGTGGACGTTGTTCGTCAACCCGATCGACGAGAAGTATGGGTGGGGCCGTACGGCCATTCAGGTGGCGTTCACGATTTTCGTCGTGACGGAAACCTGGCTGGTGCCGATCGAAGGGTATCTGGTCGACAAGTTCGGCCCGCGCCCGGTGGTCGTCGGCGGCGGTCTGTTGTGCGGCATCGCATGGGTGCTCAACGCCTATGCATCGTCGCTGCCGATGCTCTATTTCGCAGCGGCGGTCGGTGGTGTGGGCGCCGGTGCGGTGTATGGCACCTGCGTGGGCAACGCGCTGAAGTGGTTCCCGGATCGCCGCGGCCTGGCTGCGGGCCTGACGGCTGCCGGTTTCGGCGCCGGTTCGGCACTGACCGTGGTGCCGATCGCCAACATGATCAAGTCGAGCGGCTATGAGAACACCTTCCTGACCTTCGGGCTGGGCCAGGGGATCATCGTGCTGTTGCTGGGTCTGGCGCTTGCCAATCCGCCGGCATCGATCGAAGCGCTCAAGAAGCTGGCGCCGGGTGCAATGCGCTACAACGCCAAGCCGACCGAAGTCATGCGCTCCCCGGTGTTCTGGCTGATGTACCTGATGTTCGTGCTGATGGCTGCAGGCGGCCTGATGGCCACGGCTCAGCTCGGCCCGATCGCCAAGGACTACGGCCTCGATCAGGCGCCGGTCTCGATTCTCGGTCTCACGCTGCCCGCACTCACCTTTGCACTGGCCATTGACCGTGTGCTCAACGGGGTGACGCGTCCGGTGTTCGGCTGGATCTCGGACAAGATCGGACGGGAAAACACGATGTTCATCGCGTTTGCGATGGAAGCGGCGGGGATTTACGCCCTGGCGAAATTCGGCCAGCACCCGGTGGCCTTCGTGATCCTGACTGGTCTGGTGTTCTTCGCCTGGGGTGAGATCTACAGCCTGTTCCCGGCGACGTGCGCCGATACGTATGGTTCGAAGTACGCCGCCACCAACGCGGGCATGCTGTACACCGCGAAGGGAACCGCCGCGTTGCTGGTGCCGTTCTCGAGCATCATCACCGTGTCGACCGGTAGCTGGCAGGCCGTGTTCATGATCGCTTGCGCCATGAACGCCTTCGCTGCCTTCCTTGCCTTGTTCGTCCTCAAGCCGATGCGTGCCCGTCTGGCACAGCGTTACGCGAGCGACTACAAGGCGGAGTCGAGCGAGCCGGTGGTGAAGGCGGCGGACCTGAGCCGCAGCACCACGTAA
- a CDS encoding EamA family transporter yields the protein MTTTPIVLLVLLSALMHATWNAFLHASPDRLWQVGMMAVPQLLAALVGIALLPLPPMPVWPLILLSACAQVAYTAALIRAYRVGEFGQIYPIARGISPLLISGAALLLAGESPRWMAVLGIACICAGILSLALRGRRLSGDSVPAALLTGVFIAAYTIVDGFGVRMSNGNGFAYIAWAYLFASVPLVGAVWRWRGGWRGMFLAPPRRVGEALGAGVVAPCAYGMVVFALQYLPMGVVSALRESSAIFAVLLGWIFLGEKLNARRLIACCLVVGGAVLIKLGA from the coding sequence ATGACCACCACGCCCATCGTGCTGCTGGTGCTGCTCTCAGCACTGATGCACGCTACCTGGAACGCCTTCCTCCACGCGAGTCCCGATCGTCTCTGGCAAGTCGGCATGATGGCGGTGCCGCAGTTGCTCGCGGCGCTCGTCGGCATTGCGTTGTTGCCCTTGCCGCCAATGCCGGTGTGGCCGCTCATCCTGTTGTCCGCGTGCGCGCAGGTCGCCTACACGGCGGCGCTCATTCGCGCGTATCGCGTGGGGGAGTTCGGCCAGATCTATCCCATCGCCCGAGGGATCTCGCCGCTCCTGATCTCCGGCGCGGCGTTGCTCCTCGCCGGAGAGTCGCCCCGATGGATGGCGGTGCTGGGCATCGCCTGCATCTGCGCGGGCATTCTGTCGCTGGCATTGCGCGGACGGCGCCTCTCGGGCGACAGCGTGCCTGCCGCGTTGCTGACCGGTGTGTTCATCGCGGCCTACACGATTGTCGATGGCTTTGGGGTGCGCATGTCGAATGGCAACGGCTTTGCCTACATAGCGTGGGCCTATCTGTTCGCGAGTGTGCCGCTCGTCGGTGCGGTGTGGCGGTGGCGCGGTGGGTGGCGCGGCATGTTTCTCGCGCCGCCTCGCCGGGTCGGGGAGGCGCTGGGCGCGGGTGTCGTTGCGCCGTGCGCCTACGGCATGGTGGTCTTCGCGCTGCAATACCTGCCGATGGGCGTGGTGTCGGCGTTGCGCGAATCGAGCGCGATCTTCGCAGTGCTGCTGGGCTGGATTTTTCTGGGGGAAAAACTCAACGCCCGCCGACTCATTGCCTGCTGCCTGGTGGTCGGGGGCGCTGTGCTCATCAAACTAGGTGCGTAG
- a CDS encoding formate dehydrogenase beta subunit, with the protein MSQSATPSKVRLYLPRDSAALALGADEVAQAIVAQAAQRGIDIELIRNGTRGMLWLEPLLEVVTPAGRVAYGPVDVDDVASLFDANVTGGGDHPLALGLTEEIPYFKNQERLTFARVGVTDPVSVDDYVAHDGYRGLRNALALDGAAIVAQVTESGLRGRGGAAFPTGIKWKTVLNTPAAQKYIVCNADEGDSGTFADRMLMEGDPLVLVEGMTIAGIAVGATRGYIYVRSEYPHSIDVLNEAIANANKAGYLGENILGSGQTFHLEVRKAAGAYVCGEETALLESLEGKRGVVRAKPPLPAIEGLFGLPTVINNVISLASVPIIMDRGAEFYKHFGMGRSRGTLPIQLAGNIKHGGLIEKAFGVTLREILYDYGGGSITGRPLRAVQVGGPLGSYLPESQWDTPLDYEAFAALWAVLGHGGIVAHDDTVDLARLARYAMEFCTIESCGKCTPCRIGSTRGVEVMDKIIDGRDRPKQIKLLRDLCDTMLNGSLCAMGGMTPYPVLSALNHFPEDFGAAEPSNLPTKAA; encoded by the coding sequence ATGAGCCAGTCCGCCACGCCCAGCAAGGTGCGCCTCTACCTTCCCCGCGACTCCGCCGCGCTCGCCCTGGGCGCCGACGAGGTCGCGCAAGCCATCGTTGCGCAAGCGGCCCAGCGCGGTATCGATATCGAGCTGATCCGCAACGGCACGCGCGGCATGCTGTGGCTCGAACCGTTGCTTGAAGTCGTGACACCCGCAGGTCGCGTCGCTTATGGCCCCGTCGATGTCGACGACGTCGCAAGCCTGTTCGACGCGAACGTGACCGGTGGCGGCGACCATCCGCTGGCCCTCGGCCTGACCGAAGAGATTCCATACTTCAAGAACCAGGAACGTCTGACGTTCGCCCGTGTAGGCGTCACCGACCCCGTCTCGGTCGACGACTATGTCGCGCATGACGGATATCGCGGCCTGCGCAACGCCCTCGCGCTCGACGGCGCAGCCATCGTGGCGCAAGTCACGGAATCCGGCCTGCGCGGTCGCGGCGGTGCGGCATTCCCGACCGGCATCAAATGGAAGACCGTGCTGAACACGCCCGCCGCGCAAAAGTACATCGTGTGCAACGCGGACGAAGGCGATTCGGGCACGTTCGCGGACCGCATGCTGATGGAAGGCGACCCGCTCGTGCTGGTCGAAGGCATGACGATTGCCGGTATCGCCGTGGGCGCGACGCGCGGCTACATCTATGTGCGCAGCGAATATCCGCATTCCATTGACGTGCTGAACGAAGCGATCGCGAACGCCAACAAGGCGGGCTACCTGGGAGAGAACATTCTAGGCTCGGGCCAGACCTTCCACCTGGAAGTGCGCAAGGCGGCCGGCGCTTACGTCTGCGGCGAAGAAACGGCGCTGCTCGAGAGCCTCGAAGGCAAGCGCGGCGTGGTGCGCGCCAAGCCGCCGCTGCCCGCCATCGAAGGTCTCTTTGGCCTGCCGACGGTCATCAACAACGTGATCTCGCTCGCCTCGGTGCCGATCATCATGGATCGCGGCGCCGAGTTCTACAAGCATTTCGGCATGGGGCGCTCGCGAGGCACCCTGCCCATCCAGCTCGCGGGCAACATCAAGCACGGCGGCCTCATCGAGAAAGCCTTCGGTGTCACGCTGCGCGAAATTCTGTACGACTACGGCGGCGGATCGATCACCGGTCGCCCACTGCGCGCCGTGCAGGTCGGCGGCCCACTGGGTTCGTACCTGCCCGAATCGCAGTGGGACACGCCGCTCGACTACGAAGCCTTTGCCGCGCTCTGGGCCGTGCTCGGCCACGGCGGCATCGTGGCGCATGACGACACCGTCGATCTCGCCAGGCTTGCGCGCTACGCGATGGAGTTCTGCACCATCGAATCGTGCGGCAAGTGCACACCGTGTCGCATCGGCTCGACACGCGGCGTCGAAGTCATGGACAAGATCATCGACGGTCGTGACCGTCCCAAGCAGATCAAGCTGCTGCGCGACTTGTGCGACACGATGCTCAACGGCTCGCTGTGCGCCATGGGCGGCATGACGCCCTACCCCGTGCTGTCTGCGCTGAATCATTTCCCCGAAGACTTCGGCGCGGCCGAACCGTCGAATCTGCCGACCAAGGCCGCCTAG
- the fdhF gene encoding formate dehydrogenase subunit alpha, whose protein sequence is MMDPMFEKDYGTPRRESTKEVTLEIDGEQITVPAGTSIMRAASEGGVNVPKLCATDSLEPFGSCRLCLVEIEGRRGFPASCTTPVEPGMKVRTQSPKLQELRKGVMELYISDHPLDCLTCAANGDCELQDMAGVTGLREVRYGFDGANHFDSEKDESNPYFTYDASKCIVCNRCVRACEETQGTFALTISGRGFEARVSPGQDQPFMDSECVSCGACVAACPTATLQEKSVIHLGQAEHAKITTCAYCGVGCSFKAEMKGNEVVRMVPHKDGQANEGHACVKGRFAWGYATHKDRILTPKIRKKITDPWQEVSWDEALDYAASEFKRIQAKYGRDSIGGLVSSRCTNEEDYLVQKLVRAAFGNNNVDTCARVCHSPTGYGLKATLGESAGTQTFKSVEHSDVILVMGANPTDGHPVFGSRMKKRLRQGAKLIVIDPRRIDLVKSPHIHADYHLQLRPGTNVAMINALAHVIVTEGLMADDFIAERCEDRAFQQWRDFIARAENSPEATEVHTGVPAHLVRGAARLYATGGNAAIYYGLGVTEHAQGSTTVIGIANLAMATGNVGRDGVGVNPLRGQNNVQGSCDMGAFPHELPGYRHVSDASARALFEAEWGVELQPEPGLRIPNMFDAALAGTFMGLYCQGEDIVQSDPNTQHVTHALEQMECIVVQDIFLNETAKYAHVLLPGSSFLEKDGTFTNAERRISRVRQVMPPRAGYADWEVTIQLAKRLGYEMNYSHPSEIMDEIARLTPTFRGVSYEKLDRLGSVQWPCNDDAPQGTPVMHIDEFVRGKGKFLITQYVPTDEKVTRRFPLILTTGRILSQYNVGAQTRRTDNNHWHSEDRLELHAHDAEERGIKDGDWVGIQSRAGETVLRALISDRMQPGVVYTTFHFPESGANVITTDNSDWATNCPEYKVTAVQVTPVAQPSEWQRQYSDFNRQQEAFLGHAHNATEASAS, encoded by the coding sequence ATGATGGACCCGATGTTTGAAAAGGACTACGGCACCCCGCGCCGCGAGTCGACCAAGGAAGTCACGCTGGAGATCGATGGCGAGCAGATCACCGTGCCTGCGGGCACGTCGATCATGCGTGCGGCCTCCGAGGGCGGCGTGAACGTGCCCAAGCTGTGCGCGACCGACTCGCTGGAGCCGTTCGGCTCTTGCCGCCTGTGTCTGGTGGAAATCGAAGGCCGTCGCGGCTTTCCGGCATCGTGCACCACGCCGGTCGAGCCCGGCATGAAGGTCCGCACGCAATCGCCGAAGCTGCAGGAACTGCGCAAGGGCGTGATGGAGCTGTACATCTCCGACCACCCGCTGGACTGCCTGACGTGCGCGGCGAACGGCGACTGCGAATTGCAGGACATGGCCGGTGTCACAGGCCTGCGCGAAGTGCGTTACGGCTTCGACGGCGCCAACCACTTCGACAGCGAGAAGGACGAGTCGAATCCGTACTTTACCTACGACGCCTCGAAGTGCATCGTCTGCAACCGCTGCGTGCGCGCCTGCGAGGAAACGCAGGGCACGTTCGCGCTGACGATCTCGGGCCGAGGCTTCGAAGCCCGCGTCTCGCCGGGCCAGGATCAGCCGTTCATGGATTCGGAGTGCGTGTCGTGCGGCGCCTGTGTGGCCGCCTGCCCGACCGCAACGCTGCAAGAGAAGTCGGTCATCCATCTCGGTCAGGCCGAGCACGCCAAGATCACCACCTGCGCCTATTGCGGCGTGGGCTGCTCGTTCAAGGCGGAGATGAAAGGCAATGAAGTCGTGCGCATGGTCCCGCACAAGGACGGTCAGGCCAACGAAGGCCACGCCTGCGTGAAGGGCCGCTTCGCCTGGGGATACGCCACGCACAAGGACCGTATCCTGACGCCAAAGATCCGCAAGAAGATTACCGATCCGTGGCAGGAAGTGTCGTGGGACGAAGCGCTCGATTACGCCGCCTCGGAGTTCAAGCGCATTCAGGCCAAGTACGGACGTGATTCCATCGGCGGTCTGGTGTCGTCGCGTTGCACCAACGAGGAAGACTACCTCGTGCAGAAGCTGGTGCGCGCGGCATTCGGCAACAACAACGTGGACACCTGCGCCCGCGTATGCCACTCGCCGACCGGCTACGGCCTGAAGGCGACGCTCGGCGAATCGGCCGGCACGCAGACATTCAAGTCGGTCGAGCACTCGGACGTGATCCTCGTGATGGGCGCGAACCCGACCGACGGTCATCCGGTGTTCGGCTCGCGCATGAAGAAGCGTCTGCGTCAGGGGGCGAAGCTGATCGTGATCGACCCGCGCCGCATCGACCTGGTGAAGAGCCCGCACATCCATGCCGACTATCACCTGCAACTGCGTCCGGGCACGAACGTCGCCATGATCAATGCGCTGGCGCACGTGATCGTCACCGAAGGCCTGATGGCGGACGACTTCATTGCCGAGCGTTGCGAAGACCGTGCCTTCCAGCAATGGCGTGACTTCATCGCGCGTGCCGAGAACTCGCCCGAAGCGACCGAAGTGCACACTGGCGTACCGGCGCACCTCGTGCGCGGCGCGGCGCGGCTGTACGCCACGGGCGGCAACGCCGCGATCTACTACGGGCTGGGCGTCACGGAGCACGCCCAGGGTTCGACCACGGTGATCGGTATCGCCAACCTCGCCATGGCCACCGGCAACGTGGGCCGCGACGGCGTGGGCGTGAACCCGTTGCGCGGTCAGAATAACGTGCAGGGTTCGTGCGACATGGGGGCCTTCCCCCACGAACTGCCGGGTTATCGTCACGTGTCGGACGCCAGCGCGCGCGCATTGTTCGAAGCCGAATGGGGCGTCGAGCTGCAACCCGAGCCGGGCCTGCGTATTCCGAACATGTTCGATGCGGCGCTCGCGGGCACCTTCATGGGTCTGTACTGCCAGGGCGAAGACATCGTCCAGTCCGATCCGAACACGCAACACGTCACGCATGCGCTGGAGCAGATGGAATGCATCGTGGTGCAGGACATCTTCCTGAATGAAACGGCGAAATACGCGCACGTGCTGCTGCCGGGCTCGTCGTTCCTCGAAAAGGACGGCACCTTTACCAACGCCGAGCGTCGCATCTCGCGCGTGCGTCAGGTCATGCCGCCGCGCGCCGGTTATGCCGACTGGGAAGTGACGATCCAGCTTGCCAAGCGTCTGGGTTACGAGATGAACTACTCGCACCCGTCGGAAATCATGGACGAGATTGCACGCCTCACGCCGACCTTCCGCGGCGTGAGCTACGAGAAGCTCGACCGCCTGGGCAGCGTGCAGTGGCCGTGTAACGACGACGCGCCGCAAGGCACCCCGGTCATGCACATCGACGAATTCGTGCGCGGCAAGGGCAAGTTCCTCATCACCCAGTACGTCCCCACGGACGAAAAGGTCACGCGCCGCTTCCCGCTCATTCTCACGACCGGGCGGATCCTGTCGCAATACAACGTGGGGGCGCAGACGCGTCGTACGGACAACAACCACTGGCACAGCGAAGACCGGCTAGAACTCCATGCGCACGATGCCGAGGAACGTGGCATCAAGGACGGCGACTGGGTCGGCATCCAGAGCCGCGCGGGCGAGACCGTGCTGCGCGCGCTCATCAGCGACCGCATGCAGCCGGGCGTGGTGTACACCACGTTCCACTTCCCCGAATCGGGGGCGAACGTGATCACGACCGACAATTCGGACTGGGCCACGAACTGTCCCGAATACAAGGTGACGGCCGTGCAGGTGACGCCGGTTGCGCAACCGTCGGAGTGGCAGCGTCAGTACTCGGACTTCAACCGTCAGCAGGAGGCGTTCCTCGGACACGCCCACAATGCGACGGAGGCGAGCGCGAGCTAA